The Macellibacteroides fermentans genome contains the following window.
GGCTGTAACTCTCTTCAGCCTGGGCAAACTGGCGACTTTGGAACAGACAGTCGCCGATACGATTGTATGCATCTGCATAGGCAGGCAACTGACGGTTGCTTTCCATATCAACATAGCTTCTGAACCTGCTTAATGCATCGGCATATTGTTGCTGTTTGAAGTAACAATACCCCAGATTATAGTGAGCCAACGCATACATCTCTCCGCTTTTTGCCTGAGTATTGTTCAGATAGGTTCTATAATCGGAGGCGGCACTGGCAAATTCACCTTTGCGGTAGTAACTTTCACCACGCCAGAAATAGGCATCGTTTCGGGCTTCCAGGTTGTATGACCCCAAAGAAATAGCCCGGTTGAACAGGTCGATCGCCTCATCCAGTTTTACATTCGTAAAGGATTGCGTTCCCAACTGGAATAAAATATCCTGCTTTGCCTCCAGTATTTTAGTACTCGGGCGCTTGATCTTTTCGATGGAAGCCAATGCCGAACGGTAATCCTTGGTTGTAAGATACACCTCAACCAGGTAATCGTTCACCTTATCTGAATAAACAGAGTTGGGGAACTCATTCAGGAAATTCTCGAAAATAGTAACCGACTCTCCAAACCCTGTAAAGGAAGTCTGATGAATCAGCAAAGCGTAATTATAGGTGGCAGCCTCCTTAACCTGTTTGTCGAACGAAGTCTTCGCCGCCGACTCGAAAGCCATGCGTGCATTGTTTTTATCGTTCAGCTTCAGGTAAGACTGACCCAGGTACAGGTAGGCATTCTGTGTAAGGGCATCCTGTTCGCGAACAGTCTGTCCGAAACAGTCCACCGCACTGTTAAAGCTCCCTTTATTAAAATAGCAGACACCTAAAATGTACAAATCGCCACGAAGGGGCGCATCGGTATCCGAAACATACTTGCTCAGGTTGGCAATGGCCTTGTCCTGATTTCCCTGGTGGTAATATGAATTACCCAAAATACGTCGAACCTCCGCATTGTTTTCGCTGTGAGGATAATTCTTCAGCAAAGCCTCTCCTTCAGCAATGGTTCTGTCGTATTTTTTCTGGATGAAATAAATCTGAGCCGTATAATAGGAAGATTGCAAAGCATATTCGGGTTTATCCTTCAAACGATCGAATTCCACCAACGCATTGTTGTACTTTCCCGTGGCATAGTCGATATAAGCAACGTAATAGGCACCGGCATCGTTGTATTTTGTTCCAATCTGCTTCAGGCGGGTAAAGTACCCTCTCGCCTTGTCCATTTCGCCGGTCTGCAGCAGTGAATAGGCATATCTGAAACTATACGTTTCCTGTTGAGACGGACTAAGCATCTCGATGGTAGACTGATTAAACCAGAATACCGCTTTTTCAAATTCTTTATGGTCGAAGTGAGCCGAAGCAATCAAAAAATGGATTTCATCGCTATGACGCGTATCCGGATATTTATCCATAAATTCCTTCAACACCTCCGATGCATTCTCCTTGCCTTGTTCAAAAGCCACACAAGCAAGCATATAATCGGACTCCTGGATAAGGTCGGCATCCGTAGATTGCTTTTTGAATGCCTCAAGTTTATCTGTACACCCCGGATAGTTCCTTAAAACAAACATCTCCTTTCCTTCAACAAAAAGTCGTTCGGGCGACTCAAACTGATGAGATCGTTGCCCGGTGGCCGCATGAGAGCCTACAACTAAACACAGTGGAATTAGTATTCTTTTCATCACTCCTTTGCTTTTTGGTCAGGCACAGGATTGTGCCTGAATGTTCTGATAGGCAAAGATAGAGAATAGGCTCCAAATAAAAAACTATGAGGTTTGTAAAAAGAATTAATTCTCTTTACAATATCTAACAACTCCCTCTTTTACAGATGTCAGTCCGAACAAGCTGGCATCCACCTCTTGCAGCTTCAACACAACAATTTCCGAAGCATCGTCTGCCGCAATTAGTCCGTCGAAAGTAGTTGCATAACACTCAAAAAAAAGATCTTCCGTATGCACTTCAAATCCCGAGTAAAGATAAATATTGGGTATGGAGAACAGATACCTGCTTGATTTTACATCCAATCCGGTCTCTTCTTTCACCTCACGGCGGACAGCCTCTTCGGCCGATTCATGCAGATCTACAAAACCGCCGGGTAAATCGAGCGTTCCTTTAGCCGGATCTTTCGCCCGTCTTACCACAAGCAACTCACCAACCTCATTACGGATAAAGCAGGCTA
Protein-coding sequences here:
- a CDS encoding tetratricopeptide repeat protein codes for the protein MKRILIPLCLVVGSHAATGQRSHQFESPERLFVEGKEMFVLRNYPGCTDKLEAFKKQSTDADLIQESDYMLACVAFEQGKENASEVLKEFMDKYPDTRHSDEIHFLIASAHFDHKEFEKAVFWFNQSTIEMLSPSQQETYSFRYAYSLLQTGEMDKARGYFTRLKQIGTKYNDAGAYYVAYIDYATGKYNNALVEFDRLKDKPEYALQSSYYTAQIYFIQKKYDRTIAEGEALLKNYPHSENNAEVRRILGNSYYHQGNQDKAIANLSKYVSDTDAPLRGDLYILGVCYFNKGSFNSAVDCFGQTVREQDALTQNAYLYLGQSYLKLNDKNNARMAFESAAKTSFDKQVKEAATYNYALLIHQTSFTGFGESVTIFENFLNEFPNSVYSDKVNDYLVEVYLTTKDYRSALASIEKIKRPSTKILEAKQDILFQLGTQSFTNVKLDEAIDLFNRAISLGSYNLEARNDAYFWRGESYYRKGEFASAASDYRTYLNNTQAKSGEMYALAHYNLGYCYFKQQQYADALSRFRSYVDMESNRQLPAYADAYNRIGDCLFQSRQFAQAEESYSRSATLQPSAADYSVYQKGFLLGLQKDYRGKISAMDRLVREYPESPYVDDALFEKGRAYVMLENSQGAAEAFEKVISQFPQSTQARKAGIQLGLLYFNDNQPEKAAAAYKKVVDNYPGSDEAKVALQDLKSVYMDLNDINAYASYVNSLGGSVHFDVSEQDSLTYLAAEKLFMRGDNAAAKKSLTNYLQSFPKGAFSSNANFYLGSIAFANKQYDEAKQLFASVLSSGDTKFAENATARKAEIEYLQEDYAAALLTFKQLHAIAESKENKEAAKLGMMRCAQYTGKQQDALTAADELLKDPKLSPELNAEARYIRAKAYIALKQASKALPDLQTISKDTRTVHGAEAKYLLAQLYFNNKENAKAEKELMNFIENGTPHQYWLARGFILLADIYISQNDDFQARQYLTSLQNNYKGTDDIAGMIENRLSKLKK
- a CDS encoding NUDIX hydrolase; amino-acid sequence: MHPLHQFKYCPKCGSDGFAVNNEKSKRCSSCGFVYYFNPSAAVACFIRNEVGELLVVRRAKDPAKGTLDLPGGFVDLHESAEEAVRREVKEETGLDVKSSRYLFSIPNIYLYSGFEVHTEDLFFECYATTFDGLIAADDASEIVVLKLQEVDASLFGLTSVKEGVVRYCKEN